Proteins from one Mercurialis annua linkage group LG7, ddMerAnnu1.2, whole genome shotgun sequence genomic window:
- the LOC126656756 gene encoding uncharacterized protein LOC126656756 — MIARHKELREKIGQLASLYDIDSAECIYEDQEQDPTGSLRIGDIRLATGKLEDDPAQVQDDLLEINLGTGESPKPIYINAGLDEGFREQLIALLIEFRDCFAWSYEEMPGLDPDIAEHKLPLKSGFRPFRQPPRRMSREVDTLIQDEIKRLEDAKFIREAQYTEWLSNIVPVMKKNGKLRVCVDFRNLNLATPKDEYPMPVADMLIDRAAGHTILSFLDAHSGYNQVPISKEDISKTAFRCPRPIGAYEWVVMPFGLKNAGATYQRAMNKMFRGLECLEVYIDDVVIKSNTGEVHLADLRKGFERIRRNGWSVLLRGRETDEWIWTDKQQRVFDDLKGYLAKPPVMTPPKPNKPLLLYLSAAHESLGCMLAQEDDGVERAVYYLSRGLTDTEIRYTDIEKMCLCLYFTCCKLRYYMLPVVVYVLSQTDIIKYILSKPYLRNRIGKWAIAMSEFTLVYVPQRAVKGQVLADFLADHPGITLKEETPDRVDITFFDIDVWKMWFDGSRTSQGAGAGVHIVTPLGASYQISFRLQFECTNNQAEYEALIFGFEILAELGARAISVKGDSLLVIKQVTGEFKCESELLVRYCNKAKHLIEGFQDTKIEYTERADNGVANDLAQHGSGYKVNREFDAIERETPNLHTGGITIDERQFSVYQLDVTQDWRDELLKWFEKPDATNRRLRTLALNYVVLAGELYKKGFEGLLFRCIGPKEAMLAMAEVHEGIADAHQAGPRMRWLIHKYGFYWPKMEQDCIRYAKGCEACQKFGPIQHVPAEDLHSIIKPWPFRGWAVDLIGKIYPSSSDGHTFVIIATCYFTKWVEAKPLKSPTQEAVIKFFKEYIVHRHGLPESITTDQGTMFTGSDISWWASQMKIKMLHSTPYYAQANGQAEATNKAVKLIVQKMIEENPRLWHVFLSEAVWANRTSQKSATGTSPFRLVYGYDAMLPMELTVTSTRRRYQCELSKEDYFDKMVIDSLDLDEERLTALDHLEAQKRRVERAYNKRVKRKVFTVGDIVWKAVLPIGHKDTRLGKWSPNWEGPFIVVNKLEGGAYLLANIDGEEHDRAINGQFLKKYVPSCWEGVDRRLFGATEE, encoded by the exons atgaTAGCACGACATAAAGAATTGAGGGAGAAAATTGGACAGTTAGCCTCACTGTACGATATTGATTCGGCCGAATGCATCTATGAGGACCAGGAGCAAGACCCAACAGGATCGCTGCGGATTGGGGACATACGATTGGCAACCGGGAAGTTAGAAGATGATCCCGCCCAAGTACAGGACGATCTCCTCGAAATCAATCTGGGGACAGGTGAATCGCCTAAACCCATATACATCAACGCAGGACTGGACGAAGGATTCAGAGAGCAACTGATCGCCCTACTCATTGAGTTCCGCGACTGTTTTGCCTGGTCGTACGAGGAGATGCCGGGCCTTGATCCTGATATCGCCGAACATAAGCTTCCATTAAAGAGTGGAtttcggccatttcggcaaCCTCCCCGGCGAATGTCCAGGGAAGTGGATACTCTCATACAAGATGAGATTAAGCGGCTGGAAGATGCCAAGTTTATTCGGGAGGCCCAatacaccgaatggctctctaACATCGTACCAGTAATGAAGAAAAACGGGAAGCTACGAGTATGCGTTGATTTTCGGAACCTAAACCTGGCCACGCCCAAGGACGAATACCCAATGCCCGTGGCCGATATGCTGATTGACAGGGCAGCTGGAcacacgatactcagtttcctcgaTGCTCACTCTGGGTACAACCAAGTTCCAATCAGCAAGGAggacatctccaaaacggctTTTAGATGCCCCAGACCGATCGGAGCGTACGAATGGGTCGTGATGCCCTTTGGCTTGAAAAACGCAggggcaacatatcagagggcgaTGAACAAGATGTTCAGAGGCCTTGAATGCCTTGAGGTCTACATCGACGACGtcgtaatcaaatcaaacaccGGCGAAGTTCATTTGGCCGATCTCCGGAAAGGTTTCGAGCGTATACGACGTAATGG ctggagtgttttgctGAGGGGAAGAGAGACCGATGAGTGGATATGGACGGACAAGCAACAGAGGGTGTTTGACGATTTGAAAGGTTACTTGGCGAAACCTCCGGTCATGACCCCTCCAAAGCCGAATAAGCCGTTGTTGCTATACCTGTCGGCTGCACACGAATCCCTaggatgtatgctcgcccaagaggacgatGGAGTCGAGAGAGCAGTCTACTACTTAAGCCGAGGGTTGACGGACACAGAGattcgctataccgacatagaaaaaatgtgtctatgccTGTACTTCACATGTTGTAAGCTGCGATACTATATGTTGCCGGTCGTAGTGTATGTATTATCCCAGACCGACATCATCAAGTATATCTTATCGAAGCCATACCTGAGGAATCGGATCGGAAAATGGGCGATTGCAATGTCCGAATTCACATTGGTATACGTCCCCCAAAGGGCAGTGAAAGGACAAGTGTTGGCAGATTTCTTGGCCGATCACCCTGGTATTACTCTCAAGGAAGAGACACCTGATCGGGTAGACATCACGTTCTTCGACATCGACGTATGGAAGATGTGGTTCGACGGATCCAGGacaagccagggggcaggcgcgGGAGTACATATCGTCACACCCTTGGGGGCATCCTACCAGATATCATTCAGACTCCAGTTCGAATGCACCAACAAtcaagcagaatatgaggccctcatATTCGGTTTTGAGATTTTAGCCGAGCTAGGGGCGAGGGCGATCAGTGTAAAAGGAGATTCTTTGCTGGTCATTAAACAAGTGACAGGAGAATTTAAATGCGAGTCCGAGCTGTTGGTGAggtattgcaacaaggcgaaacaCCTGATCGAAGGCTTCCAAGACACGAAAATAGAATACACGGAGAGGGCCGATAACGGCGTTGCAAACGACCTAGCTCAGCACGGGAGCGGTTACAAGGTAAACCGAGAATTCGACGCCATAGAGAGGGAAACACCAAATCTCCACACTGGGGGCATCACGATCGACGAAAGACAGTTCTCGGTGTACCAGCTGGACgtcacccaagattggagggaCGAGCTCCTAAAGTGGTTCGAAAAACCAGACGCCACGAATAGGAGGTTGAGGACTTTAGCCCTTAATTATGTGGTCTTAGCCGGCGAATTATATAAGAAGGGCTTTGAAGGACTACTCTTCAGATGCATCGGTCCGAAAGAGGCGATGCTTGCTATGGCCGAGGTACACGAAGGTATAGCAGACGCCCACCAGGCGGGTCCCAGAATGAGGTGGCTCatccataaatacggcttttattggccgaaaatggaacaagactgcATAAGATATGCTAAAGGTTGCGAAGCCTGTCAGAAATTCGGTCCAATACAACATGTCCCGGCCGAAGACCTGCACTCCATCATCAAGCCTTGGCCATTCAGAGGATGGGCGGTCGACCTGATAGGGAAAATATACCCCAGCTCGTCTGATGGTCATACTTTTGTGATTATCGCCACTTGCTACTTCACCAAGTGGGTCGAAGCTAAACCTTTGAAGTCGCCGACACAAGAAGCGGTGATCAAGTTCTTCAAAGAATACATCGTCCACCGACACGGCTTGCCCGAGTCTATAACCACagatcaagggacgatgttcacaGGAAGCGATATAAGTTGGTGGGCCTCCCAAATGAAGATAAAGATGTTGCACTCAACGCCGTACTACGCCCAGGCCAACGGACAGGCCGAAGCCACGAACAAAGCCGTCAAGCTCATAGTtcaaaagatgattgaagaaaacccaaggCTATGGCATGTGTTTTTATCAGAAGCTGTTTGGGCGAATAGAACCAGTCAAAAGTCGGCTACTGGGACCTCGCCTTTTAGACTGGTATACGGTTACGATgcgatgttgccaatggagctAACCGTCACGTCTACTCGCCGCAGATACCAATGCGAATTGTCCAAAGAAGATTACTTCGACAAGATGGTGATAGATTCTCTGGACCTTGACGAAGAACGTTTAACGGCGTTAGATCACCTAGAAGCTcagaaaagaagggtcgagAGAGCTTACAACAAACGGGTAAAACGAAAAGTTTTTACGGTGGGCGACATAGTATGGAAAGCAGTCTTGCCTATCGGCCATAAAGACACTCGGCTTGGCAAATGGAGcccgaactgggaaggcccctttatTGTGGTCAACAAGTTAGAAGGCGGTGCTTACTTGCTGGCAAACATCGATGGAGAAGAACACGACAGGGCGATCAACGGCCAATTCCTGAAAAAATACGTCCCTAGCTGTTGGGAGGGCGTAGACCGTCGGTTGTTTGGAGCCACCGAAGAATAG